In one Nostoc sp. KVJ3 genomic region, the following are encoded:
- the gloA gene encoding lactoylglutathione lyase, translating into MRLLHTMLRVGNLEESLKFYCELLGMKLLRRKDYPGGEFTLAFVGYGDESDNAVIELTYNWGVEKYELGNAYGHIALGVDDIYATCEQIRNQGGKVVREPGPMKHGSTVIAFVEDPDGYKIELIQLGSQGSAAKQESLEQLVSQ; encoded by the coding sequence ATGCGATTACTACACACAATGCTGCGGGTGGGCAACCTTGAAGAGTCCTTAAAGTTCTACTGTGAACTTCTGGGAATGAAATTACTGCGCCGGAAAGATTATCCAGGGGGAGAATTTACCCTAGCTTTTGTGGGCTACGGTGATGAAAGCGACAACGCAGTGATCGAACTAACCTACAATTGGGGGGTGGAAAAGTACGAATTGGGTAATGCTTATGGTCACATTGCCCTTGGCGTTGATGATATTTACGCTACCTGTGAGCAAATCCGCAATCAAGGCGGTAAAGTTGTGCGCGAACCAGGGCCGATGAAACATGGTTCGACAGTAATTGCTTTTGTGGAAGATCCAGATGGGTATAAAATTGAACTGATCCAATTAGGATCTCAAGGGTCAGCAGCTAAACAGGAATCACTTGAGCAACTTGTGAGTCAGTAA